Below is a window of Pseudomonas sp. B21-040 DNA.
CGCTGGAGACGCCGTCGGCAAGAAGCAGAGCATCACCGAAGACTGGGCGTCCAGCGACTACGATTCGGTGTTCGTACTCACGTTGACCTGGCAAAACGGCAAGGCCAGCCTCGTCAGTCACAGCTACAAACAAGGGCTGGATAACGGGTCTCAGACTTGTCCGACCTAAGCGGTCGGCAACATCCCACAGCCGGTGAAGACCACGACAGCCAAGGGGCGGGCTATCATGTATGCAACTTCCCCTTGTCTGGACTCTCTCCATGTCACTCTCATCCGCAGCTGTCCCCGCCCGGGGTTGGTCGTTCTGGTGGAAACCTGCCCTTTTCGTCGTGGTCGCCTGTATCGGCCTCTATTACGTCAAGTGGTCGCCTTACTACCTGAAAGCCTTCATCGCCGCTGACAATCACAGCATCGGCGCCTCCATCCTCAATGACGAACAGACCGCCCCGCTGGCCGCCGCGCTGACGTACGCGAAGGTGTACTTCCTGGCGATCTGGAAAGCCGCCGTGCTGGCCGTGATTCTCGGCTCCCTCCTGCAAGTCCTGATTCCACGAGACTGGCTGCTGCGCCTGTTCGGTCGCGCCAGCTTCGCTTCAACCTTGCGTGGCGGCCTGTTCGCCCTGCCGGGGATGATGTGCTCGTGCTGCGCCGCCCCGGTGGCCGCGAGCATGCGTCGCTCGAATGTCTCGGTCGGCGCAGCGCTGGCCTTCTGGATCGGCAACCCGGTGCTCAACCCCGCGACGCTGGTGTTCATGGGGTTCGTGCTGGGCTGGGGGTTCACCGCGTTGCGATTGGTCGCCGGGATTGTGCTGGTGTTCGGGGTGTCGATGATCGCTCAACGCATCAGCGGCCCGGAAACACTGCCTGAAGCTGCCGTCGAGGCAGTGGCCGAAGTCAGCGAAAAAGATACCCAACCATTCCTGACACGCTGGGCCAAAACCCTGTGGAGTTTGTTCTGGAGCACCATCCCGATCTATATCCTGGCAGTCCTGGTGCTGGGCGCGGTGCGGGTCTGGGTGTTCCCGCACATTGACGGGGCCATGGCCAACGGCCTGCTGTGGCTGGTGCCGCTGGCAATCATCGGTACGTTGTTTGTGATTCCTACCGCAGCAGAAATCCCTATCGTGCAAACCATGATGACGTTGGGCATGAGCACCGCCCCGGCCGTGGCATTGCTGATGACCCTGCCGAGCATCAGCCTGCCGTCGCTGCTGATGCTGCGCAAGGATTTCGATGCGCGGGTGCTGGTGAGCGTGGCGCTGATGACCATGGCAATTGGTGTGATCAGCGGGTTGATCGGGGCGGCGTTGCTCTAGGTTTTGTAACACCGGTCAGATCGCCTTCGCGAGCGGCTCGCTCCTACAG
It encodes the following:
- a CDS encoding permease is translated as MSLSSAAVPARGWSFWWKPALFVVVACIGLYYVKWSPYYLKAFIAADNHSIGASILNDEQTAPLAAALTYAKVYFLAIWKAAVLAVILGSLLQVLIPRDWLLRLFGRASFASTLRGGLFALPGMMCSCCAAPVAASMRRSNVSVGAALAFWIGNPVLNPATLVFMGFVLGWGFTALRLVAGIVLVFGVSMIAQRISGPETLPEAAVEAVAEVSEKDTQPFLTRWAKTLWSLFWSTIPIYILAVLVLGAVRVWVFPHIDGAMANGLLWLVPLAIIGTLFVIPTAAEIPIVQTMMTLGMSTAPAVALLMTLPSISLPSLLMLRKDFDARVLVSVALMTMAIGVISGLIGAALL